tatacaatggaagtgagaaatagatttaaggggactagatcttatagacagaatgcctgatgaactatggacggaggttcatgacaatgtacaggagacagggatcaagacaatccccatggaaaagaaatgcaaaaaaagcaaaatgtctgtctgaggaggccttacaaatagttgtgaaaagaagagaagtgaaaagcaaaggagaaaagaaagatattcccatttgaaagcagagttccaaagaatagcaaggagatataagaaagccttcctcagcaatcaatacaaagaaatagaggaaaacaacagaatgggaaagactagagatctcttcaagaaaattagagataccaagggaacatttcatgcaaagatgggctctaataaaggacagaaatggtatggacctaacagaagcagacgatattaagaagaggtggcaagaatacacagaagaactatacaaaagagatcttcatgacccaaataatcacgatggtatgatcactgacctagagccagacatcctggaatgtgaagtcaaatgggccttagaaagcatcattatgaacaaagctagtggaggtgatgaaattccagttgagctatttcaaatcctgaaagatgatgctgtgaaagtgctgcactcaatatgccagcaaatttggaaaactcagcagtaaccATAGGAcaggaaaacatcagttttcattccaatccccaagaaaggcaatggcaaagagtgctcaaagtaccacacaattgcactcatctcacacgctagtaaagtaatgctcaaaattctccaagccaggcttcagcaatacgtgaaccgtgaacttccagatgttcaagatggttttagaaaaggtagaggaaccagagatcaaactgccaacatctgatggatcatcaaaaaggaagaaagtttcagaaaaacatctatttgtgctttattgactatgccaaagccttcgactgtgtggattacaataaaccgtggaaaattctgaaagagatgggaataccagaccatttgacctgcctcttgagaaatatatatgcaggtcaggaagcaacagttagaactggacttggaacgacagactggttccaaataggaaaaggagtacatcaaggctgtatattgtcaccttgcttatttaacttatatgcagagtacatcatgagatatgctgggctggaagaagcacaagctggaataagattgccaggagcaatatcaataacctcagatatgcagatgacaccacccttatggcagaaagtgaagaggaactaaaaagcctcttgatgaaagtgaaagaggagagtgaaaaagttgacttaaagctcaacattcagaaaactaagatcatggcatctggtcccatcacttcatgggaaatagatggggagacagtggaaacactgtcggactttatttttgggagctccaaaatcactgcagatggtgattgcagccatgaaattaaaagacgcttactccttagaaggaaagttatgactaaattagatagcttattaaaaagcagagacattaccttgccaacaaaggtccatctagtcaaggctatggtttttccagtggtcctgtatggatgtgagagttggactgtgaagaaagctgagcaccgatgaatttatgcttttgagctgtggtgttggagaagacttttgagagtcccttggacttcaaggagatccaaccagtccatcctaaaggagaccagtcctgggcattcactggaaggactgatgcttcggttaaaactccaatactttggccacctcatgtgaagagctgactcattggaaaagaccctgatgctgggagggattgggggcaggaggagaaggggacgacagaggatgagatggctggatggcatcactgactcaatgcacataagTTTGTGtgatctctgggagttggtgatggacagggaggcctggtgtgctgtgactcatggggtcgccaagatttggacatgactgagcgactgaactgaactgagaaagatACTAAAAAAGTAAGGTGGTCCTATAGGTGGTATTTAGAGAGAATGTTAAAAGCCCATTGATACCTAGAAAGCTAGGAACTCAGCAGGTACATATATGAATCAAGTACATGGTATGTCCTGACTAATATTCTCAACTTTTGGTTATTATCTCCCTTCCCAGAGAAGTTCACAGTGAATGGCATAGAGGGGCCAATCTTGGCTCCACTGGGTGGGAAAGTGGAGCTCAGTTGCCAGCTGTCCCCACCACAGAGTGCAGAACACATGGAGATACGCTGGTTCCGGAACCACTACAAAAAACCTGTTCACCTGTACAAAGATGGTAAAGACTTGTATGGAGAAACCATCTCTAATTATGTGGAGCGGACAGAGCTCCTCACAGACACCATTGGAGAGGGTAAGGTGACCCTCAGAATCTTTAGGGTGAATGCTGATGATGATGGGATGTACCACTGTTTCTTCAAAGATGGTGATTTCTATGAGGAGGCCATCACAGAGGTAAAGGTCACAGGTAAGGATGGATCCCTCTGACACTTCTATGCATTCATGATTCTCAGTCCATCTGAGGCTGATTATTAAGAATATTCTCAATATTTCTAACCATTTCATAGTCAGGGTTTAGTTAGCAAGTTCAGATTCATATATTTAGTCTTTAAATGGGGAAAAGTGGAGGATTAAGAATGCAAACTTTGTCTGTGCACACATTACCTTTATCAGCAAGAACTGCCTGTTTTCCCATGTCTATATGCACTGTTAGATCTGTAAAGTATCAACAGAATCCTTTTAAggatttattactattttttccaattatttttggCAACACTTTAGTAAAAGCTGACTCTAGAAGTGACCTAACTCTTTACAATTGTCTTTTTAATGATCATTCTTACTCCCATTTCTCCTTGACTCAATTTACTGACTACTTAGTTCTAAATCAAACtaatgaaaaggaaaggagaaaaggaaagatatacctatctgaatgcagagttccaaagaatatcaaggagacataagaaagccttcctcagtgatcaatacaaagaaatagaggaaaacaacagaatgggaaagactagagaactcttcaagaaaatcagagataccaacggaacatttcatgcaaagataggttcaataaagaacagaaatggtatggacctaacagaagcagacgatactaagaagaggtggcaggaatacacagaagaactatacaaaaaagatcttcatgaccaagataatcacagtggtatgatcactcacctagagcctgacatcctggaatgtgaagtcaagtgggccttaggaagcatcactacaaacaaagcaagtggaggtgatggaattccagttgagctatttcaaatcctaaaagatgatgccgtgaaagtactacactcaatatgccagcaaatttggaaaactcagcagtgaccatgggactggaaaaggtcagttttcattccaatcccaaagtaagggaatgccaaagaatgctcaaactaccgcacaattgcacttatctcacacactagtaaagtaatgctcaaaattctccaagccaggctttagcaatacatgaaccatgaacttccagatgttcaagatggttttagaaaaggcagaaaaaccagagaccaagatcctctggatcatcaaaaaccaaggtagttccagaaaaacatctatttctgctttattgactatgccaaagccttcaactgtgtggatcacaataaactgtggaaaattcttaaagagatgggaataccagacctgccctgccccttgagaaacctatatgcaggtcatgaagcaacagttagaactggacatggaaggacagactggttccaaataggaaaaggagtatttcaaggctgtatattgtcaccttgcttatttaacttataagcaaagtacatcatgagaaacactgggctggatgaagcacaagctggaatcaagattgccgggagaaatatcagtaacctcagatatgcagatgacaccacccttatggcagaaagtgaagaggaactaaagagcctcttgatgaaagtgaaagaggagagtgaaaaagttgacttaaagctcaacattcagaaaattaagatcttggcatctggtcccatcacttcttgccaaatagttggggaaacagtggaaacagtgacaggctttatttctttggactccaaaatcactgcaggtggtgactgcagccatgatattaaaagacacttactccttggaaggaaagttatgatcaaattagacagcatattaaaaagcagagatattactttgccaacaaaggtccatctcgtcaaggctatggtttttccagtagtcatgtatggatgtaagagttggaccataaggaaagctgagtgccgaagaattgatgcttttgaattgtggtgctggagaaggctcttgagagtcccttggatggcaaggagatccaaccagtccatcctaaaggagatcagtcctgggtgttcattggaaggactgatgttgaagttgaaactccaatactttggccacctcatgcaaagagttgactcattggaaaaagaccctgatgctgggaaaggttgaaggcaggagaaggggacagcagaggatgagatggttggacgacatcaccgactcaatggagatgagtttgagtatactccaggagttggtgatggacagggaggcctggtgtgctgtgatccatggggtcgcgaagagtcggacatgactgagtgactgaaatgaactgaactagtTCTAAATCTAGTTCAAAAAGCCTTATCCACAATCTTCCATGTCCTCCAAAATTGCCTCAGCCTTCAAGTGTTCTGAATAGCACAGAAATGGGGAAATGGAAGACTCGAAGTTAATTGAAGGGGTTCCCAAATGTGAGGGCATAAGGGTAGTGTCCAAGGCCCATTCACACATAACATTTTCATTCGCTACTGTGACACACATCTGTATTGCCTAGAACTAACCTATCCAATGtgatagccactagccacatgtggctacttcaatttttatttaataaaattaaaagtaaaaattaaataaaattgaaaatttagttctttaatctCATTGATTACATTTTAGGTGCTAAAGCCTCCTGTAGCAAAACACTACTGATTGGACCACAGATATTTGGACtatttccatcactgcagaaatTTTAACAGACATTAAATTAAAGTAACTTTAATGTAAAGTAAAATggagtaatttttttaatctctgctcATTCTTTGTTCACAGTTTAGGCAAGTCTTACATCCCCAGCAACAtactgaaatttttcaaaaacttgTGTATTTTCTCTAAACCGATACATAGGaatttattttgataatattagcttagccaaaaagtttgttctggtTGGCCAAACGAACTTTTCAGCCAACCCAATAGTAGTATGTTACCTATTTTATGCAAAGAGCACATAAATTAAAGTTTCAATTAAAGCTGCAAACTAGACTTTAtgctattttctatttaataataaattatagtaACTCATATGAGACTAatgatgaaaatataagaaaaatgttaCACTATAAATTCTATGAGGACTGAGATCTTGAAGACTGTTTTTGTTCTTCCATGACCTAACTCAAGTCTCCTAGGTttagaaaataatcaataaatatttttgactgaCTAAATGAATAGATCAAACAAATGCACTGTCCTGATCTTTTTAGGACTGGGGTGTTAGTTTGTATAGCGCAACCCTTCAGTCTGGCTTAGCCTGTTTCCCTTTTGATTAGCTCGTAGAAACACTCAGAACCTTACAGTGCTTAGCAGTCAGTATATCTACAGATTTAAAGTGGAAAGAGGCTTTTCCTACTCTCTCGTATTTCCCCAACCCATCACCTGAatcttgttttcccttttctttccaacAGCTACAAGCCTAGAAACGCAGATTCTGGTGCATCCTCCTAATACCAAAGGTCTTTTAGTGGAGTGCATTTCAGGAGGTTGGTTCCCACAGCCTCAAATGGAATGGAGAGACAGCAGAGAAAATATCATCCCACCTTCCTCAAAATCCCATTCACAGGATACAGACAAATTGTTCAACATGAAGATGACCCTTCTATTACAGAGCACCCATGGGAATATCACCTGCTACCTTCGAAACCCTGTAACTGGTCAAGAGGAGAAGACAAGCATTGTCCTATCAAGTGAGATCTGTGTGTTTGTTCTTCAGATGATGGCCATTGTCATCAAATTTATAAACTAAcgagaaaaataaatatactctCTTCACTTGGTTTTTTAGGATACTATATTCTCTTGGCTTTGTTCACCTACttgcttattttcttccttattctcTTCTGCTACTTTATCTTTTTAACTCTGACATTTTGATAATACAAGTTTCCCAAGGCATAGTctttgagccttttttttttttttttttaatctactgtgggcttccctgacagctcagttggtaaagaatccacctgcaatacaggagacaccagttcaattcctgggtcaggaagatctgctagagaaaggataggctacccattccttattcttgggcttcccatgtggctcagctactaaataatccacctgcaatgcgggagatctgggtccaatccctgggttgggaggatcccctggagaagggaaaggctacccactgcagtattctggcctggagaattccatggactgtatagacgatggggtcgcaaacagtcggacatgactgagcaactttcacttttctctagtGTGACTTAATTCCATCTCATGGTTTAACATGAAATCATAATAACTCctcaaatgatatattttatccaGACCTCTCTCCCAAACCCTAATCTCATCTTTAAATTCAACATGTCAGTACTGACATCTAGTAAATATTGCGAATGAAACAGATCTATAATTAACCTCTTAATTACCTGTTAACTTGTGTGATTTACTGCCTTTCCAGTCACACTTCATAGTTTtagtttcttagaaaaaaatcctTGAAATCATCCTTGACTCCCATTTTTCTCTTGTATTCTATATCACATGTGTCAAGAGATAATACTAGTTTTACTTATAAAATATACCCAGAGTCTCACCACTTCTTACCACCTGTCCAAACCAAAAACAGTATTGTCCATGGTCTGAATACTGTCAATAGCATCTATAAAGTTCTCCCTACTTCTTTTCCTGTCCACAACAGTATATTTTCATCATATGGATATCAGGACccatttaaaacatgaaatatatgTCACCCTTTGTTTAAAACCCTGCAATGATTCCCCATTTTATTCTAAGTAAAATGACCCACAACGCCCTGCACTGCCTGTGCTCCTGTTCCCTACCTGACCCATCTCTTACTGTTCTCTTGTGTCTCTTCTAGTCCAATTGCACAGACCTCCTTGCTGTTCCCCAACTGAGACAGAACTGTTCCTGCTTTGGGGTCTTTGCTCCCATTGTTCCTTCTTGCCAGAATGCTATAATTCCAATAAATTACCTATCTCCTTCAAGTCTGTATTCGTCTCacctttaaattaaattttgaattaaatttatttgaatttattaaatttatttgaattaaatttgaattaaagACCATTTTAACAAACCAATTTGAACAAAAATGCAACTTGTACCACTCCCTCTACCTGGGATTTCCTATCACCttactgtcttttcatttttcttttttatatagtagtatCACCTTTTAGCCTACTATATAgattatttattatgttttttgtCTATCACTTATCTATCTCCTTTTCTAAAACAGAGGTAGAGATCTTGGTTGTACTTGATATACCCCAGCCTCTTCAAACATTTCACGGCACATAGTtgataaacaaaaaataataggtACTTGAAAgattgaaataaaacaaaatgagtgCCTTGGAAACTGCTAAGTTACTGTACATGTATTAGTATTTGTATATGTCTGTGAAATTAATATTGGAGCCAAATACTGAGAGGGATAATCTCAATTCAAGAGAATTGAGACTGAATAATTGAATAATCCCAATTCAAGATTACTATAATAGGAATAAATCCCCAACAGGTTTAGCAATTTACTACTTTTAGAatacttttgtgtttatttctctgGGGAGAAAAATATCACATTCCCAGTGAAATGACAGGTATCTATGTACAGTATGTGCAAATCAGCAAACAAAAGCAGATGCTTGTTCATGTGAATAGGAGAGAAGGAAAGTTTACATGATCTCTAAATGTATTCAAGAAGAATAATGCCAGACCCAGGAACACATTTGAGAACTCAGGACTACACATAAACTGGTTGCTTAAACAAAAAGACTAAAGGACTGAGTTGGTCTGAGGCTTAGTGTGAAGAAACCAGCCCTACCTCAAGGGGAACATGAGATAGAATGGATGGGAAGAATTGGAATGAGCAGTCTTCACTCATCTTTGCTCCAGTCTCAAACTAAATCACGTTTGGCTTAGTCCCACTTCAGACTCTTGGTCGCTTTTCACTCACCCAGTTATAACTGCCTCCCCAAACTTGCTTAGGTCTAATATCTCAGCATTGTGAAGTCTTGAATGCTTTGGATGAATCTATTTCAGATAAACTGTTTCTATGGAATACAGTTTTGAAGTTGATTCTGGGCTTAATTCTGGCTCTACTGCTGACTTCTACCATGGTCTCCAGGGTTGCTCTACATCGTAGATTGCAAAGTAAGTGGGTTTGAAGGGTGGGAGATGTAAAGGGGGAAGGGGGAGCTAAAGCTGCATGACCCTTGATTTCCAAGCCTGTGTGCCTCAGAAAGTTCTGAATTTTTAGGTCTTTACTAGATGTATGATCTTCACCATTCCTCGACCTTCTGACAATGCTGTGTGTCTGAAAGTCTGGGCTTTCTTGTACCTCAatcaaattcaaattatttttttcctatggtgATAGCTTTCCCAACAAACTGGGAGAGCTTTTAAACATTTAGCATTTAACACAGTTTACACGTATCTCTCACTTGACTGCTTAAATGGTACAATGACTCCATCAGGGCAGGAAATAAAGTCCTGATTGCACAGGGCAGAAACAGCTGCATAGAGGTCACTTAAATAGTACACAGAATCAGGAAAATAGAGCATACATGGAGAGTTACTCCAGGTAACTTACCTTTCCCAAGGGGAAAGTTTTCATCCATCTCAACCAAGCTGCTTTGGGGGAAATGGACTTGGAGGATTTAGGGGGAAattttaacacacacaaaaaatagctGTTCATGACTCGAAGGTGTACTCAGTTTTAAAACCTTCAGATTCACCATGtccattatcatatgtaaaatagatgaccagtgcaagtttgatgcctgaagcagggcacccaaagccagtgctctgggacagcccagagggatagggtgggaagggaggtgggaggggtttcaggatggggggagaACACATGTATGCCTGTGGCCCATTCGTGTTGatggatggcaaaaaccatcacaatattgaaattatcctccaattaaaataaataaattagaccTTCAAATTCATAGATCCTTTCTGGTATAGCTCTCTTTCAAGACTACATTCTTCTGAGGTCTCTTTCTAGCTGAAAACCTGGACTTCCACAAAGCCTCTCTCTTTAGTAGCTCAGTGTTCTGCATGTTGTCTAGGAGCACAGATAAGAGTGGCCAGAAACAGCTCACAATCTCCACGACGTTCAAGAACCTGTACTGAATACTGTCTTCCTGTTACCCGACACGCAGGTGAGCAGAACTCCTCCCAAGTCCCTTGGTGTATGGTTCTGTGTCCTATAGAGGTACTTCTCTTTATGGTTGGATGCCACATTTTTGATGTTGATAAGGAGACAAAAATGAGAGCCATTTATGCCACCATGATGCTCATGAATCTTTGTATCCCAGATTTTAAACATTAAGTTagactgtgcatgtgtgtctgctaagttgctttagtcatgtccaactctttgtgaccctatggactgtagctcaccagtcttatctgtgcatgggattctccaggcaagaatactggagtgggttgccttgccctcctccaggggatcttcccaatccagggatcgaacccacatctcctacattggcaggcagattctttacccagtgagccatccgggaagccctAGACTATGCATAATACTCCACAGTGGAGGAATGGGCACCACTTGTGTTGTTAAGCCTCCATGTAATAGAATGTTTTCATGGGAAGACTAGATAGCCAAATGACACCACAATGATGTGTGCTAAATAAGATTTTAAGCAGTATGTCCTTTCATGAGATTCTTACTTTCAGAGCTCTTATGATCTCTTAAGCAGTTTAGAGGTCTCCAGACCTATCCTACTCTGGCCTATTTTGAATCTAGATATAATGACTAGTGCATAGCTCTGTCTCACTCTCCCTAATGCGGCACACTGATTGATGGgctagaggaagaaaaagaaaaatgagttacTTTCCTCTGGGTCTGTTTAGCCTCAGCCCCAAACCACTCCCATCCTAGAAACAGCTCTGCTTTTGTCCCAGTGACCAACAGCTTTAGACCTAAGCCTTTAGATACTTGGGATCCGCTAGTCCTAAGCCTTAGCCCCATatttcctgccccccccccacccttagTCCTATTCCAAATAAATACAAAGGGATGGCATTAAActataaatcttatttttctgGTGCATTTCCCCCAATCCGAAGTATCTCCACACCAATAACTGATGGTGatcttcctctatttttttgttttttccagattGCTCCTGCAATGCAGTACCTCCTTGGTTAGTGGGCATACTAATAGTCTCAACTTCATTCATTATGATTGTCTCCCTCATTTGCTATTTGCATTACAAAAAAAGAGGTATGTGGGACCAAAAAGATGAGAACTTTGTGAAAATATCTCCAAGTGCTCAGTATCTGGTAAAACATTTGCCAAAGAAGAGTAACAAAGCTGTTTATCTGAAAGCTTGGGTTTCTTCTTGTACCTCAAATATTTGCTTGAATTCCATGAACAATAAATTTTTGGACCTCATGTCACTGGATTTggattccagcctccagaattttgttggtttaatGATACAAACTGCTGATGCCTCTTCTCCctagcaaaagaaaatatttccttcagTAAAATAGCTATATTTTGCCAAAAATCCAGCCAATTCTTCCTGTACTTTTAGCTTAGAGGAGATAATAATTCAGTATATCTTAAACGTTGGGGGTTATAGATTACTTTAAGAGACtgatacaaagaagaaaagtctCCTTCTCAAAATGATTTATATGTCTACAGATATTTTGCTTAAGTTTATGGTCTGttctcaggtttccctggtggctcagatggtaaagaatctgcctgcaatgcaggaaacctgggtttgatccctgggtcaggaaaatcccctggagaagggaatggctacccactccagtattcctccctggtgaattccatggacagaggagcctggcaggctatagtccatggggtcgccaagagccagacacgactgagcgactaacactactaacACTCATGGTCTGTATGGACAACTGAAACTGATCCTTCTCTTTGACTCTCTTTGAAGGTGAAGTTGAAAGGGCAATTGTAAAAGTTTGGGGATAGCTGAAcccagcatattttaaaatgggtCCTTAGCTCTATCTTTGAGGTCCCCATGCACAAAGTGGGGCTGAACTATTCAGAGgactttatttattaattttctcctATGCAATAAAGACAAAATAGTCTTAGATAAGACTAGACTGAAACTGCTTTTATATTTCACTTTAAGAAAAGCCATACCTGAATCTTGCTTTGCATGTTAGCCAACTAAATACTCTCTCCATTTGTGCTTGAGGAAAGGAGCAAGATACTATGATAATAGCTagtacatattaaatatttattatgtgctgTATGGATTTTATAATGTTAATACATTTACTCTTCAGTGAATTAGATTTTAAATGTGATAAAATCTGGAACACAAAGAAGTTGAATAACTATTCACACAGCTAAGTAATGGCAATGCCCAGACCCCAACCAGGCACTTAGACCTCTGTTTCAATAACTCTAGTGTACTGTTCCTCTATggaaagactaaaaataaaattaaaaagaaatatttagtcAGCAGTCTTGTGAAAAAGAATTGATCATTACAGGGAAATATTGCCTGGGTACTTAGTGATTTATGAGGCTTCCGTTGGATATAACAGAAAACCCCAAGAATAAGTTGCAAGTCACTGTCATTGTCGAAGCAGACCTGGAATCCTTAAGAGTGAGTCTgggaattaaaattttatttttgcttactcTAACTTGAAGACCTAAAACTAAGTCATTGATCACAGAGGCCTCCACCCACAGTGCTCACAACTCCTGGTAATTAGGCAAGTAACACCTATCCACTAATCTCTTTTCTAATTGCTACTGAACTTTCTTCTCCTTACTTAAAATGGACTTTTCCCCATGGATATTGCTTCCTCTATAACCATCTCATTTAGCAGCCTCATTCCTAATTTAGACAACTTTCTGTTTGTGGTGACTTTCTGGACTGATTTTCCTTCTTGATGTTTATCAATTCAGAAAATACTTGtcaattcatt
This portion of the Cervus canadensis isolate Bull #8, Minnesota chromosome 2, ASM1932006v1, whole genome shotgun sequence genome encodes:
- the LOC122437004 gene encoding putative selection and upkeep of intraepithelial T-cells protein 1 homolog isoform X2; the encoded protein is MEMTGQSFSRYFVAMLLLQMITPSSEKFTVNGIEGPILAPLGGKVELSCQLSPPQSAEHMEIRWFRNHYKKPVHLYKDGKDLYGETISNYVERTELLTDTIGEGKVTLRIFRVNADDDGMYHCFFKDGDFYEEAITEVKVTATSLETQILVHPPNTKGLLVECISGGWFPQPQMEWRDSRENIIPPSSKSHSQDTDKLFNMKMTLLLQSTHGNITCYLRNPVTGQEEKTSIVLSNKLFLWNTVLKLILGLILALLLTSTMVSRVALHRRLQRAQIRVARNSSQSPRRSRTCTEYCLPVTRHADCSCNAVPPCPCFRSTFRDGCHVAGGYDCDPVCFDGLHHHDHFLCLLQIQRFPTKLRD
- the LOC122437004 gene encoding putative selection and upkeep of intraepithelial T-cells protein 1 homolog isoform X1 encodes the protein MEMTGQSFSRYFVAMLLLQMITPSSEKFTVNGIEGPILAPLGGKVELSCQLSPPQSAEHMEIRWFRNHYKKPVHLYKDGKDLYGETISNYVERTELLTDTIGEGKVTLRIFRVNADDDGMYHCFFKDGDFYEEAITEVKVTATSLETQILVHPPNTKGLLVECISGGWFPQPQMEWRDSRENIIPPSSKSHSQDTDKLFNMKMTLLLQSTHGNITCYLRNPVTGQEEKTSIVLSNKLFLWNTVLKLILGLILALLLTSTMVSRVALHRRLQRAQIRVARNSSQSPRRSRTCTEYCLPVTRHADCSCNAVPPWLVGILIVSTSFIMIVSLICYLHYKKRVPVSDPHFEMDVMWLEDMTVILCVLTVFITMIISSAYFRFRGFLQN
- the LOC122437004 gene encoding putative selection and upkeep of intraepithelial T-cells protein 1 homolog isoform X3, which gives rise to MEMTGQSFSRYFVAMLLLQMITPSSEKFTVNGIEGPILAPLGGKVELSCQLSPPQSAEHMEIRWFRNHYKKPVHLYKDGKDLYGETISNYVERTELLTDTIGEGKVTLRIFRVNADDDGMYHCFFKDGDFYEEAITEVKVTATSLETQILVHPPNTKGLLVECISGGWFPQPQMEWRDSRENIIPPSSKSHSQDTDKLFNMKMTLLLQSTHGNITCYLRNPVTGQEEKTSIVLSNKLFLWNTVLKLILGLILALLLTSTMVSRVALHRRLQRAQIRVARNSSQSPRRSRTCTEYCLPVTRHAVPVSDPHFEMDVMWLEDMTVILCVLTVFITMIISSAYFRFRGFLQN